Sequence from the Leptospira johnsonii genome:
TACCCACCCTTATCCACGTCTTCGAATTTGATATCCTGGGTCTTAAATTCGAATTCCTTCTCAGAACCGTCGAATCCGAAGATCTTACATTCGGTTTTTGAAAAGTATCCCCATTCCTTGGAGTTGATATAATAAACTTCTCTGCAGTTCCTTGTGAGAGGAGAAATATCGGAAGCCAGGTAATATTCTTCCTTACCTCTTCCTAAAAGTAAAGGAGCTCCGTCTTGTGCAAAATACACTCTGTCCGGTTCGTTGTCGAATACGACAGCGATCGCCCATTTTCCGTGAACTCTATTAAATAATTCTAAAAAAGCTTCCTTATTAGATAAGCCTCTTTTTCTGCTCTCTGCCAAAAGATTGGGAAGAACTTCCGTATCCGTCATACTATGGAATACGAAACCTTTTTGTTTGAGCTCTTGGCGAAGCTCCGAGTAATTTTCTATAATTCCGTTATGTACAACTGCAACGGTTGATTTGGAATCAGTATGGGGATGAGCATTGATCTGGTTAGGTTCCCCGTGAGTGGCCCAACGAGTATGGCCAATACCGACATTGCCTCGGATCGGATGTTCTTTTAGATAATTTTCCAGATCCTTAATTTTGCCTTTTTGTTTACGGACTTGGATCTCTCCCTTGTCCAGGACCGCGATCCCGGCCGAATCGTATCCACGATACTCCAGACCGATGAGCCCTACTATGAGTACGGATTCTACGTTTTTATCGCCAGCGTATCCTACGATTCCACACATATATTATGAATTCTCCATGATCTTTCCGGCTTTATTTAAAAGGGATTCCAGATCCTTTTTGGTTCTGGCCTCTCCAATCAACCGGAGGATCGGCTCGGTATTCGAAGGTCGAATATGTATCCAAGAGTCCTGGTTCGCTAAACGTAAACCGTCTCTCGAATCTTCTTTATATTCGGAGAAGGCGCTGCGAAACTTAGAATAAATCTGCTCCGTCTTCTGCCCCGCGATCTTGTAGGCGATTTTACGCATATGGACCGCAGGAAGACTACCGATCACAGTTTCAGCATCTTCCCCCTTTAGGGCAAGCAGATTCAGTATATGAGCCACCCCAGAAAGAGAATCCCTTCCAAAAGAAGGAATCGCCGGATCGATCACTCCTCCGTTGCCTTCTCCGCCGAAAACAGACTTACGGTGTATCATTTCTGCCACAACGTTGGCTTCTCCCACCTTAGATCGATAAGTTGGAATTCCAACAGTGTCCGCTACCCAATCGTTCACAAAACTGGTGGAGAGGTTCACAGTGATGGATGCCTTCTTAGGAACTGAATTAGAAATGAGGTAGGACATAAAGCTAAGAGGAAGAGTTAATTCTTCGGAGATCGCTCCTTTTTTAGGAGATAAGACCACGAGTCTGTCCGCGTCAGGATCCAAAGCAAAACCTATATTCGCTTTGGATTTTTTGATCAAACGAGAAGATTGTTTGAGTGCATCGGGAGTAGGTTCCGGAGGACGAGGAAATGTGCCGTCGGGAGTGCAGTGCTGCAAGATTACCTTACAACCCAAGCGACTTAACAATTCCGGTAAAACGAAGCTTCCCCCTCCGTTGACTGCGTCCAAAAATACGGTGAACTTCTTACGTTTGATCGCAGATACGTTCACTCGAGCCAAAACGGAATCAATATGAGCCTGGATCCTGTCGGTTCCATCTATCACTTCCGCGTTCGGTTTGAATTGAAAAGGTTTATAATCTTCTTTTCGGACCAGATCTAAAAGACCTTCTAAATCCTGGGCATTGGTAAAAAATCCACCAGGTCCAATGAACTTAAATGCATTCCAGATCACTGGATTATGAGAAGCGGAGATCATAATCCCGCCCCCCGCTCCGGATTGGGCCACCACTGCCTTGACAGTAGGGGTAGGAACAATTCCCAAACGGATCACATTTTTGCCCATTGCGAGCATGATCCCGATCGCGATATTTTCTATATAAGCGCCGCTAGGACGAGAATCCCTTCCGATGACGACTGTGTTTCCTTTGAGTCTAGACCCAAAGGCCATGAGAGAATGGAAAATTACGTCGGGACTTAATCCGGTGGGAATG
This genomic interval carries:
- the glmM gene encoding phosphoglucosamine mutase, which codes for MALNHQKPVFQHPDLMVSVSGIRGIIPTGLSPDVIFHSLMAFGSRLKGNTVVIGRDSRPSGAYIENIAIGIMLAMGKNVIRLGIVPTPTVKAVVAQSGAGGGIMISASHNPVIWNAFKFIGPGGFFTNAQDLEGLLDLVRKEDYKPFQFKPNAEVIDGTDRIQAHIDSVLARVNVSAIKRKKFTVFLDAVNGGGSFVLPELLSRLGCKVILQHCTPDGTFPRPPEPTPDALKQSSRLIKKSKANIGFALDPDADRLVVLSPKKGAISEELTLPLSFMSYLISNSVPKKASITVNLSTSFVNDWVADTVGIPTYRSKVGEANVVAEMIHRKSVFGGEGNGGVIDPAIPSFGRDSLSGVAHILNLLALKGEDAETVIGSLPAVHMRKIAYKIAGQKTEQIYSKFRSAFSEYKEDSRDGLRLANQDSWIHIRPSNTEPILRLIGEARTKKDLESLLNKAGKIMENS